CATCTATTTCTACACATTGTGCAAACTCTTAGTCATTGGTCTCCGGTTTTTCAGCAAAGAAAGGATGCTTTTGGTAAAGTTGGATTTTCTCCTTTACTCAAATGCACTGCTGCTTTGCGAATGTTAGCATATGGAACATCTGCTGATATACTTgatgaaaatttacaaatagctGAGACCACTGTCATTGAGAGCTTGGTTAATTTCTGCAAAGGTATTATTGATTGTTTTGGGCCAAAATACCTAAGGAGGCCCACTGCAGAAGACATCCAGAGGTTGCTTCATGTGGGAGAGGCTCGGGGCTTCCCCGGTATGTTGGGAAGTATCGACTGCATGCATTGGGAGTGGAAAAATTGCCCGGTGGCATGGAAGGGACAATATACCCGTGGGGATCATGGAGTGCCCACTGTCATGCTTGAAGCTGTTGCCTCACATGACTTGTGGATATGGCATGCATTTTTTGGTGTGGCTGGGTCCAACAATGATATCAATGTGTTGAACCAATCATCATTGTTCACAGCACAACGTCAAGGGATAGCACCGGATGTTCATTTTACAGTCAATGGCAATGAGTATGACATGGGTTACTACCTAGCTGATGGCATCTATCCTGAGTGGGCAGCATTTGTGAAAACATTCAAATTGCCTCAATATGAGAAGCACAAGTTATTTGCTCAAAAGCAAGAATCGACAAGAAAAGATATAGAGTGTGCATTTGGTGTTTTGCAATCT
This window of the Oryza sativa Japonica Group chromosome 4, ASM3414082v1 genome carries:
- the LOC136356256 gene encoding protein ALP1-like, coding for MYNDTQFRWRYRMKKHLFLHIVQTLSHWSPVFQQRKDAFGKVGFSPLLKCTAALRMLAYGTSADILDENLQIAETTVIESLVNFCKGIIDCFGPKYLRRPTAEDIQRLLHVGEARGFPGMLGSIDCMHWEWKNCPVAWKGQYTRGDHGVPTVMLEAVASHDLWIWHAFFGVAGSNNDINVLNQSSLFTAQRQGIAPDVHFTVNGNEYDMGYYLADGIYPEWAAFVKTFKLPQYEKHKLFAQKQESTRKDIECAFGVLQSRFAIICTPARMWKKPTLGEIMYACIILHNMIVEDERDSYEGRADFNYEQGSSPVPLNGYGQGPIHGFDRVLEIGVAIRNKDMHHRLKNDLTEHIWNKFGGNQPEH